The genomic region GGACGACTCGAAACGGGTACAGCCAGCCCGTCGCGAGGAGATCGCCACGGCGCTCCGCGCGGACGACCGGGTCCGAATCGGCCTCGCCGAGATCACACCGGAACGTATCGACGACCCGGAGACGGACATGAACACCCTGACCGTGCTGGCCCACGCCGAGGCCCTTGAAGACGCGGGTGTCGACGGCCTCTCCGGCTACGTCGACGCGGGCGACACCGACGAGGCCCGGTTCGGCCGCCGCGTCGCCGGCCACTGTTCCTGCGACATCGAGGTGACGGCCGAACACGGTGCCGACGAGACCTATCCTGTCGTGGCGGCCGCCAGCATCGTCGCCAAGGTCGAACGCGACGCCCAGATGGCCCGACTGGGAGAGGAGTACGGGGCGGTCGGCTCGGGCTACCCGAGCGACCCGACGACCCGCGAGTTCCTCGCGGACTACGTGGCCGAGACGGGGGA from Haloarchaeobius sp. HME9146 harbors:
- the rnhB gene encoding ribonuclease HII, whose product is MYFGVDEAGKGPVLGSMWAAAVVVPDDAVLPDDVDDSKRVQPARREEIATALRADDRVRIGLAEITPERIDDPETDMNTLTVLAHAEALEDAGVDGLSGYVDAGDTDEARFGRRVAGHCSCDIEVTAEHGADETYPVVAAASIVAKVERDAQMARLGEEYGAVGSGYPSDPTTREFLADYVAETGELPPFARASWSTSADVLAAHEQTGLGDF